From Desulfovibrio intestinalis, one genomic window encodes:
- a CDS encoding OB-fold protein: MRSLVFTFALATALITTGCLKNSPINDLLGPSSDKVAAAPMAQVSDFVTTYKENSVKANKEYAGRWVKITGKVAAISKIKGIIDGRIYYLVDLNDKDGKVSERIVCRFNFNKQDEVAELKQGSIVVFYGRIDDLSNITHKDQHLPMIIDSQIVH; encoded by the coding sequence ATGCGTTCACTTGTTTTTACTTTTGCTTTGGCAACAGCGTTAATTACCACAGGCTGCCTAAAAAATTCACCTATTAATGATTTGCTTGGCCCCAGCTCAGACAAGGTGGCGGCAGCCCCAATGGCCCAGGTTTCGGACTTTGTTACGACCTATAAAGAAAACAGCGTCAAGGCCAACAAGGAATACGCTGGAAGATGGGTCAAAATTACCGGAAAAGTCGCTGCCATAAGCAAAATAAAAGGAATAATCGACGGTCGTATCTACTATCTTGTCGATCTGAATGACAAGGACGGCAAAGTTTCAGAAAGAATTGTCTGCCGGTTTAACTTCAACAAGCAGGATGAAGTGGCCGAGCTTAAACAGGGCTCCATTGTTGTCTTTTATGGGCGTATTGACGACCTGAGCAACATTACCCACAAGGATCAGCATTTGCCGATGATAATCGATAGCCAGATTGTGCATTGA